The sequence ATTCTTTCTTGATGCCTTACAGCAGGATAAAACCAAGATTCATCTTTGTAATCATTCAATACAATATATGAATAATAAACATGCTTCTTCATTATTTTTATTTCATCATCCGTTAACTTTCCTTTTTTTTCCAAAATCTTAAAAGGAGTAGTTATTTTTCCTACATCATGATAAAGACCTGCGATAAAAAAACTATCTTGGTCAAGTTTTGCTGTTTTTGCCATATCCCTTGCAACTGTTGCAACACGCCATGAATGATCTTTTGTAAATTTACTCTTTGCATCAACAATAAATGAAACAAGAACACCTTCATCAACCAGATTTTCATTTTTTAGTTCTAAATCATTCCCAAGCAAATAATCTAACAACATTTTTCTATTTATTATCCCATGTTTAATATCATCTAAAGCCCATATTAAAAACTCTCGTTTTAATATATCAATCGTTGCTTTAAATATAAAATCAAAAAATCTACTTTTTATTGATAAAATTGGAAAAAATAAGTCATCATAATCCACATTATCATTTATGAAATGATATTTTGCTATTTCCTCAGAAATGGAAAGTATATTAGCATAAATATCATTGCCACATCCTTCATCTAAAAACTTTAGAAGTGCATGATGTTTTAAAATAATCTCGGAAATATCTCTTAAAAATTCAAATTGGTTAACAATAAAGCTGCCTATAACCGTATGCAGCCTTGTTAATTCATTTCCACTTGGAATATCATGGTTTATTAGGTATGATGCATTAATATCATCTAAAACAAAGTTTTCGTGTGGAATAAGAACGCCAATATCATGTAGATAACCAGCAAGGAAAGCCTTTTTTGG comes from Thermosipho africanus Ob7 and encodes:
- a CDS encoding HD domain-containing protein; this encodes MKILFNLINLIPNFGIHSLQVAFLASEIAKSLNLDPKKAFLAGYLHDIGVLIPHENFVLDDINASYLINHDIPSGNELTRLHTVIGSFIVNQFEFLRDISEIILKHHALLKFLDEGCGNDIYANILSISEEIAKYHFINDNVDYDDLFFPILSIKSRFFDFIFKATIDILKREFLIWALDDIKHGIINRKMLLDYLLGNDLELKNENLVDEGVLVSFIVDAKSKFTKDHSWRVATVARDMAKTAKLDQDSFFIAGLYHDVGKITTPFKILEKKGKLTDDEIKIMKKHVYYSYIVLNDYKDESWFYPAVRHQERIDGSGYPFKLKENEMSFEDKILQVADYFSALLEDRPYRKGFEKEKAFEITYDTAKKGTLDMQAVEVLNEVLKEDRDYRNISYISKTQKNIDLFVNGLLQ